One genomic window of Tatumella citrea includes the following:
- the ntrB gene encoding nitrate ABC transporter permease → MTQQSEVTPAVATLPVPTAGEVATPVSATRRPNAMFRRVFRQLFAGLLGVLLLLGGWQMVALYSHGFPTPWQTWQSAVPIFAHPFYVAGPNDQGIGWNVLASLQRVAIGFGLAALVGIPVGFLIGRFRFIADMFNPVISLLRPVSPLAWLPIGLLIFQRADPASYWTIFICSVWPMILNTAEGVRRIPDDYLNVARVLRLSEFTVMRKILFPAVLPNILTGMRLSIGIAWLVIVAAEMLTGGMGIGFWIWNEWNNLNVEHIIIAIFVIGVVGLLLEQLLMWVARRFSYEKR, encoded by the coding sequence ATGACACAACAGTCTGAAGTAACTCCGGCAGTGGCGACGCTTCCCGTCCCTACTGCTGGCGAAGTGGCAACCCCGGTATCTGCCACCCGGCGTCCCAATGCCATGTTTCGTCGGGTGTTCCGTCAGCTGTTTGCCGGATTGCTCGGGGTACTGTTATTGCTGGGTGGCTGGCAGATGGTGGCGCTTTACAGCCACGGTTTCCCGACACCCTGGCAAACCTGGCAGTCAGCAGTCCCGATTTTCGCACATCCTTTTTATGTGGCCGGGCCAAATGATCAGGGTATTGGCTGGAATGTGCTGGCTTCGTTGCAGCGGGTCGCCATCGGATTTGGCCTTGCTGCGCTGGTGGGGATTCCGGTGGGGTTCCTGATTGGCCGCTTTCGTTTTATCGCCGATATGTTCAACCCGGTGATTTCATTACTTCGCCCGGTCAGCCCGCTGGCGTGGTTGCCGATAGGCCTGTTGATTTTCCAGCGGGCGGACCCTGCGTCTTACTGGACCATTTTTATCTGTTCTGTCTGGCCGATGATCCTGAACACCGCAGAGGGCGTTCGACGGATTCCGGATGATTACCTGAATGTTGCCAGGGTGCTGCGCCTGTCGGAGTTTACCGTTATGCGCAAAATTCTGTTCCCGGCGGTATTACCCAACATCCTGACCGGAATGCGTTTGTCGATAGGAATTGCCTGGCTGGTGATTGTGGCTGCCGAAATGCTGACCGGCGGAATGGGGATTGGGTTCTGGATCTGGAATGAATGGAACAACCTGAATGTGGAACACATCATCATCGCCATATTTGTTATCGGAGTCGTGGGGCTGTTGCTTGAGCAACTGTTGATGTGGGTCGCCCGACGTTTTAGCTATGAAAAGCGTTAA
- a CDS encoding ABC transporter ATP-binding protein — translation MSANPIIQVQQVSQQFSTASGDFLALDNVSFDIAAGECISLIGHSGCGKSTLLNLIAGLTFPTRGGLLCNNREIDGPGPERAVVFQNHSLLPWLSAYENVALAVNQVFRGQMSKAEMKEWIMHNLQLVHMEHAATKRPDEISGGMKQRVGIARALAMKPSVLLMDEPFGALDALTRAHLQDAVMDIQQQLLTTIVLITHDVDEAVLLSDRVFMMTNGPAATVGEVMEVALERPRSRVALADDRRYQQYRQQVLHFLYEKQPKAA, via the coding sequence ATGTCTGCCAACCCAATAATTCAGGTACAGCAAGTCAGCCAGCAATTTTCTACCGCCAGCGGTGATTTCCTGGCTCTGGATAATGTCAGTTTTGATATTGCTGCCGGTGAATGCATCAGTCTGATCGGCCATTCCGGCTGTGGTAAATCGACACTACTGAATCTGATCGCCGGGCTTACGTTCCCTACCCGCGGCGGATTGTTGTGTAACAACCGTGAAATTGACGGACCGGGTCCGGAACGGGCGGTGGTATTTCAGAACCACTCTCTGTTGCCCTGGCTGAGCGCTTACGAAAATGTCGCGCTGGCGGTGAACCAGGTATTTCGTGGCCAGATGAGCAAAGCCGAAATGAAAGAGTGGATCATGCATAACCTGCAACTGGTGCATATGGAGCATGCCGCCACCAAACGGCCTGATGAAATCTCCGGGGGCATGAAGCAGCGGGTTGGAATTGCCCGCGCTCTGGCCATGAAGCCGTCGGTTTTGCTGATGGATGAACCCTTTGGTGCGCTGGACGCGCTGACCAGAGCGCACCTGCAGGATGCGGTGATGGATATCCAACAGCAGCTGCTGACCACCATCGTGCTGATCACCCATGACGTTGATGAGGCAGTTTTGCTTTCTGATCGGGTATTTATGATGACCAATGGCCCGGCAGCGACGGTCGGCGAAGTGATGGAAGTGGCCCTGGAACGTCCTCGTTCCAGAGTCGCTCTGGCAGATGACCGTCGTTATCAGCAATACCGCCAGCAGGTATTGCATTTCCTGTATGAGAAACAACCGAAAGCCGCCTGA
- the nirB gene encoding nitrite reductase large subunit NirB — MSKPVLVVVGHGMVGHYFLEQLAERQLHQQYQVVVFGEEQHPAYDRVHLSEYFSGRSAESLSLVKDNFFAQTGIELRTRSQVAHIDAEAGVVTDSDGNQLAYDQLVLATGSYAFVPPVAGHDRKGCLVYRTLDDLDAIAEHSAQAKSGVVIGGGLLGLEAANALLQSGLETHVVEFSPRLMAVQLDDDGARMLQKKIAALGVQVHTSRQTVEITQGKHAQHQLRFADGTELEADLILFSAGIRPRDELAESAGLQKGPRGGIIIDDFCQTSDPAISAIGECALWQGKIFGLVAPGYQMARCLADRLAALDNPFSGADMSTKLKLLGVEVASIGDAHGTTPGSLSYQWTDGPAQVYKKIVVSEDRKSLLGAVLIGDSSDYSQLLQRMLNGIPLPEHPESLILPAAAGESSGGLGGALLPETAQICSCHNVTKGDISLAVAGGCTELSGLKTCTKAGTGCGGCVPLLKQVMEHELTALGVEVKKDVCSHFAYSRQELYHLIRVNNIRSFDELIRQHGQGHGCEICKPLAGSLLASCWNDYLLEPEHLALQDTNDRFFGNIQKDGTYSVVPRIPAGEITPQGLITLGQVAERYNLYTKITGGQRVDLFGARLEQLPDIWNELLAAGFETGHAYGKSLRTVKSCVGSTWCRYGVQDSTGLAIQLEERYKGLRSPHKIKMAVSGCTRECAEAQGKDIGVIATDKGWNLYICGNGGMKPRHADLFAADLDTETLIRTIDRVLMFYLRTADRLQRTSNWLDNLEGGIGYLKSVILEDSLGLGETLDSEMQHIVATYQCEWKTTLSNPQHLKLFRAFINSDQPDEAVVMVPERGQIRPAMAEEKILPAVHPDVSDEWVTVGQLDDIPANTGIAARLGSQQIALFRLGGDQPVVFALDNQEPGTGANVLARGLVGDEAGEPLVISPLYKKRLRLADGISPDDESVRVRCWPVRLENGVIRVNRQPLPVSDPQIIAVAS; from the coding sequence ATGAGTAAGCCGGTATTAGTGGTTGTCGGGCATGGCATGGTTGGCCACTACTTTCTGGAGCAGCTGGCTGAACGCCAGCTACATCAACAGTATCAGGTCGTGGTGTTTGGCGAAGAGCAGCATCCGGCCTATGACCGTGTTCACCTGTCAGAATACTTTTCCGGGCGCAGTGCCGAATCATTGTCACTGGTGAAAGATAATTTTTTCGCGCAAACCGGCATAGAGTTACGTACCCGTAGCCAGGTGGCACATATTGATGCAGAGGCGGGTGTGGTGACCGACAGCGACGGAAATCAGCTGGCTTATGATCAGCTGGTGCTGGCGACCGGGTCCTACGCTTTTGTACCGCCGGTAGCAGGGCATGACCGCAAAGGTTGCCTGGTGTACCGGACTTTGGATGATCTGGATGCTATTGCTGAGCACTCTGCGCAGGCCAAAAGCGGAGTGGTTATTGGCGGTGGCTTGCTTGGGCTGGAAGCAGCGAATGCACTGTTGCAGTCCGGACTGGAAACCCATGTGGTGGAGTTTTCTCCGCGGCTCATGGCGGTACAGTTGGATGATGACGGTGCACGGATGTTGCAGAAGAAGATTGCTGCACTTGGGGTACAGGTGCATACCTCGCGCCAGACCGTGGAAATCACTCAGGGGAAACATGCTCAGCATCAGCTGCGGTTTGCCGATGGTACGGAGCTGGAAGCCGACCTGATCCTGTTTTCTGCCGGCATCCGGCCACGTGATGAGCTGGCTGAAAGCGCCGGTCTGCAAAAAGGGCCACGCGGCGGGATAATCATTGATGATTTCTGCCAGACCTCTGATCCGGCGATTTCGGCCATCGGTGAATGCGCACTCTGGCAGGGCAAAATTTTTGGCCTGGTGGCTCCGGGATACCAGATGGCACGCTGCCTGGCCGATCGTCTGGCAGCACTGGACAACCCGTTCAGTGGTGCGGATATGAGCACCAAACTGAAACTGCTGGGTGTAGAAGTGGCCTCTATCGGAGATGCCCATGGCACCACCCCGGGTAGCCTGAGTTATCAGTGGACCGACGGTCCTGCACAGGTTTACAAGAAAATTGTGGTCTCCGAAGATCGTAAATCGCTGCTGGGTGCGGTATTGATTGGTGACAGTTCAGACTACAGTCAGTTGCTGCAACGTATGCTGAATGGTATTCCGCTGCCTGAACATCCGGAGAGTTTGATTCTGCCAGCGGCTGCCGGCGAAAGCAGTGGTGGATTAGGGGGCGCACTGTTACCGGAAACCGCACAGATCTGTTCCTGCCACAATGTGACTAAAGGTGATATTTCTCTGGCAGTGGCCGGTGGTTGTACAGAGCTGAGTGGATTAAAAACCTGCACCAAAGCCGGAACCGGTTGTGGCGGCTGTGTCCCGTTACTGAAACAAGTGATGGAACATGAGCTGACGGCGCTGGGTGTTGAAGTGAAAAAGGATGTCTGCAGCCATTTCGCCTATTCACGTCAGGAGTTGTATCACCTGATCCGTGTGAATAATATCCGCTCGTTTGATGAACTGATCCGTCAGCACGGACAGGGCCATGGCTGCGAAATTTGTAAACCGCTGGCGGGTTCTCTGCTGGCATCCTGCTGGAATGACTATCTGCTGGAACCAGAGCACCTGGCCCTGCAGGACACGAATGATCGTTTCTTCGGCAATATTCAGAAAGACGGTACTTACTCAGTGGTGCCCCGTATTCCAGCCGGTGAAATTACCCCGCAAGGTCTGATCACTCTGGGCCAGGTGGCAGAACGCTACAACCTGTATACCAAAATCACCGGCGGGCAACGGGTGGATTTATTTGGCGCCCGGCTCGAACAGTTACCGGACATCTGGAATGAATTACTGGCGGCGGGTTTTGAAACCGGCCATGCCTACGGAAAATCGCTGCGTACCGTCAAGTCATGTGTGGGCTCTACCTGGTGCCGTTACGGGGTTCAGGATTCCACTGGGTTAGCTATCCAACTGGAAGAGCGTTACAAGGGGCTTCGTTCACCGCATAAAATCAAAATGGCTGTCTCCGGCTGTACCCGTGAGTGTGCTGAAGCTCAGGGAAAAGACATTGGTGTTATCGCCACCGATAAGGGCTGGAACCTGTATATCTGTGGCAACGGAGGCATGAAACCCCGTCACGCGGATCTGTTTGCCGCCGATCTGGATACCGAAACCTTGATCCGGACGATCGACAGGGTGCTGATGTTTTATCTGCGCACTGCAGATCGTTTACAACGGACCAGCAACTGGCTGGATAACCTGGAAGGCGGGATCGGTTATCTGAAATCGGTGATCCTGGAAGACAGCCTCGGACTGGGTGAAACGCTGGACAGTGAAATGCAGCACATTGTGGCGACTTATCAGTGTGAATGGAAAACCACTCTTAGTAACCCTCAGCATCTGAAATTATTCCGCGCTTTTATCAACAGCGATCAGCCAGATGAGGCTGTAGTGATGGTACCGGAACGCGGGCAGATTCGCCCGGCGATGGCGGAAGAGAAAATTCTCCCGGCAGTTCACCCGGATGTCAGCGACGAGTGGGTTACCGTCGGGCAACTGGATGATATTCCGGCCAATACTGGCATTGCTGCCCGCTTAGGCTCCCAACAAATCGCACTGTTCCGTCTGGGAGGTGATCAGCCTGTGGTTTTCGCACTCGATAATCAGGAACCCGGTACCGGCGCCAATGTACTGGCCCGCGGTTTAGTCGGTGATGAGGCTGGAGAGCCGCTGGTCATTTCTCCGCTCTACAAAAAACGTCTGCGACTGGCTGATGGTATTAGTCCGGACGATGAATCAGTCAGAGTGCGTTGCTGGCCGGTGCGGCTGGAAAACGGTGTTATCCGGGTTAATCGCCAGCCGTTGCCTGTCTCTGACCCGCAGATCATTGCGGTGGCATCCTGA
- the cobA gene encoding uroporphyrinogen-III C-methyltransferase: protein MNNLKQLFSAADLRQPVSAGEVWLVGAGPGDVELLTLKALRVIQQADVVVYDRLVSEQIMALVPEQALCIDVGKSRGDHRLNQSQINQLLGELALAGQRVVRLKGGDPFVFGRGGEEMDSLQQSGIPCHIVPGITAATGCAAAAGLPLTHRDCAQSLRFITAHTRAGEELREDASLAAGGQTLVFYMGLSHSTRLCQRLVGLGLAGETPLAIIENGTRPEQRLLIATLNTLPELLARYQPQSPGLLIVGDVVNYCRMPALRVALPEQGGVVVKHVAA from the coding sequence ATGAACAATCTTAAGCAACTCTTTTCTGCGGCCGATCTGCGTCAGCCGGTGAGCGCCGGTGAAGTCTGGTTGGTGGGGGCGGGGCCCGGAGATGTGGAACTGCTGACCCTGAAAGCCCTGCGGGTGATACAGCAGGCCGATGTGGTGGTCTATGACCGTCTGGTCTCAGAGCAGATAATGGCGCTGGTCCCTGAACAGGCACTGTGCATTGATGTCGGAAAATCCCGCGGTGATCACCGGCTGAATCAGTCGCAGATTAATCAGTTGCTGGGAGAACTGGCACTGGCCGGACAGCGGGTGGTGCGGCTGAAAGGCGGGGACCCGTTTGTCTTTGGCCGGGGAGGCGAAGAGATGGACTCGCTGCAACAGTCCGGGATCCCCTGCCATATCGTTCCTGGCATTACTGCCGCCACCGGATGTGCCGCTGCTGCCGGACTGCCGTTAACCCACCGTGATTGTGCTCAGTCACTGCGTTTTATCACTGCTCATACCCGCGCGGGCGAAGAGTTGCGCGAAGACGCTTCGCTGGCAGCCGGGGGGCAGACACTGGTGTTTTATATGGGGCTAAGCCACAGCACACGCCTGTGCCAGCGCCTGGTTGGGTTGGGATTAGCGGGGGAGACTCCCCTGGCGATCATTGAAAATGGCACCCGCCCTGAGCAGCGGTTGCTGATTGCGACCCTCAATACATTGCCAGAATTACTGGCACGTTATCAGCCACAATCTCCGGGTTTGCTGATTGTTGGTGACGTCGTGAATTATTGCCGGATGCCGGCCTTGCGGGTTGCCTTGCCTGAGCAGGGTGGTGTTGTGGTTAAGCACGTCGCAGCCTGA
- a CDS encoding bifunctional nitrate reductase/sulfite reductase flavoprotein subunit alpha: protein MAEETREIKSVCPYCGVGCGIVMQVADNRVLKVTGDKLHPANRGKLCTKGLTCSKAITAAGRLAHAFLRKQRHQGPVQTEINVAIRETANRLNSIIQQHGPEAVALYVSGQMSLEAQYLANKLAKGFIATPNIESNSRLCMASAGSGYKQSLGADGPPGSYQDFEHADLFLVIGANMADCHPILFLRMMARVNAGARLIVVDTRRTATAEKASLFLQVKSGSDLMLLNGLLQLLVSQGKTDKDFIDRYTRGWEQMPEFLADYSVDKVAVATGLTEQDIRQAADWIGESSAWMSCWTMGLNQSIQGTLNTSALCNLHLATGTICRPGCGPFSLTGQPNAMGGREMGYMGPGLPGQRSLLSAEDRRFTENVWGLPSGSLPAHGGHGTVDMFQQMAAGTIKACWIICTNPAASMANRQQVIRGLQQAELVITQDAFLDTETNRYADVLLPGALWAEAEGIMINSERNVTLMKQAVNPPGDAMADWQIITRVACEMGFSQDFDYHSADEVFREIQQFHNPQTGYDLRGISYARLHDSPVQWPSSPDDQQSRHPIRYLSQEVIVTDKPAATPGIIFPTASGRAQFHCCLPVSPADPVDDDYPFVMNTGRLQHQWHTLTKTGRIPELNQLNPNPFVEIHPQDAQRLNIHPEQSVELRSRRGHAILPARISDRVLPGHCFAPFHWNDVFGENLSVNSLTGDAVDPVSLQPALKYCAVSLTPIHTSNIADADQPDAQPVAEAVMTESFATTAADLFAGQLVPGTSLSEMLNAEEQRYLQGYLAGLRLSPPDARNGIPVLPVTAPLGNDARLWVDGLLAGLYARAPLVSGLPSPLSAGQPAMITAAATAAPVRVLWSSTTGNAESFAAECVSQLEQAGIPARSGCVSDLEASELASAGRVLLVVSTFGDGDPPDNGLNFWQMLTAESAPSLASVSFSVLAFGDSSYDQFCGFGRRLDARLTELGAIRLSPRAECEAEDLQPARLWLENMTGLLRSGSAPVNILAEPTEANRESATVAVTAKYHRDEPYRATLLSRNRLNCEGSQKETRQIILSVDGTELSYQAGDALGIWPQNKPQSVSAVIHALQLEPQQPVTISSGQTLSLQEALTGYLDLSAVSRELAEYLGNHSLSGEFPPPLQQALAGDFTGWQQQQRVVDLLLAFPARVEAEEFIRYLRPMRPRLYSVSSSPLLTPDEIHLTVSVVRDGNNGMRDGVCSSFLADSAIGDTIQVFVKSQVSFRPPDDDTLPLIMIGPGTGIAPFRAFLQQRQASGARGHNWLFFGEQHADGDFYYRQELENFRHEGVLHRLDTAFSRDQPDKIYVQHRMLEQGSILWQWLTEGATVCVCGDASRMAKDVHQALLQIISEHGRMSSEEAEQWLSALNRQKRYLRDVY from the coding sequence ATGGCGGAAGAGACACGGGAAATTAAAAGTGTTTGTCCCTATTGCGGGGTCGGTTGCGGCATTGTGATGCAGGTTGCAGATAACCGGGTGCTCAAAGTGACCGGAGATAAACTGCACCCCGCCAACCGTGGCAAATTGTGTACCAAGGGACTGACCTGCTCCAAAGCCATTACCGCTGCTGGCCGTCTGGCTCATGCTTTTCTGCGTAAACAGCGCCATCAGGGCCCGGTACAGACGGAGATAAATGTCGCGATTCGTGAAACTGCTAATCGTCTGAATTCCATAATTCAGCAGCATGGACCGGAGGCGGTGGCATTGTATGTTTCCGGACAGATGTCGCTGGAGGCTCAGTACCTGGCCAACAAACTGGCGAAAGGGTTCATCGCTACCCCGAATATCGAATCGAACTCACGATTATGCATGGCCAGTGCCGGCAGCGGTTACAAGCAGTCGTTGGGTGCTGACGGCCCTCCCGGTTCTTACCAGGATTTTGAACACGCAGATCTGTTTCTGGTGATCGGAGCCAATATGGCAGACTGCCATCCCATTCTGTTTCTGCGAATGATGGCCAGGGTGAATGCCGGTGCCAGACTGATAGTGGTGGATACCCGGCGAACAGCCACAGCGGAGAAAGCCAGCCTGTTTTTGCAGGTAAAATCTGGCAGTGATTTGATGTTGCTGAACGGGCTGCTGCAACTGCTGGTCAGCCAGGGAAAAACAGATAAGGATTTTATCGACCGTTATACCCGTGGCTGGGAACAGATGCCGGAATTTCTTGCTGACTATTCTGTAGATAAAGTGGCAGTGGCGACCGGCCTGACTGAACAGGATATCCGGCAAGCAGCTGACTGGATCGGAGAATCTTCTGCCTGGATGAGTTGCTGGACTATGGGTCTCAACCAGAGCATACAAGGGACTCTCAATACCAGTGCGTTGTGTAATCTGCATCTGGCGACCGGAACGATATGCCGGCCAGGGTGCGGCCCTTTTTCCCTGACCGGCCAGCCCAATGCGATGGGCGGCAGAGAGATGGGCTATATGGGGCCCGGACTTCCCGGACAGCGTTCGTTGCTGTCGGCTGAAGATCGCCGCTTCACCGAAAATGTCTGGGGCCTGCCTTCCGGAAGCTTACCCGCTCATGGTGGCCATGGCACCGTTGATATGTTTCAGCAAATGGCGGCAGGTACTATCAAAGCCTGCTGGATCATTTGCACCAATCCTGCCGCCAGTATGGCTAACCGGCAGCAGGTCATCCGGGGGCTTCAACAGGCAGAGCTGGTGATCACTCAGGATGCCTTTCTCGATACCGAAACCAACCGTTATGCCGATGTGCTGTTGCCAGGTGCTTTATGGGCAGAAGCCGAAGGGATAATGATAAATTCCGAACGCAATGTGACCCTGATGAAGCAGGCCGTCAACCCGCCTGGTGATGCCATGGCAGACTGGCAGATTATTACCAGGGTAGCCTGTGAAATGGGATTTAGCCAGGATTTTGACTATCATTCGGCCGACGAAGTATTTCGCGAAATTCAGCAATTTCATAATCCGCAGACTGGCTATGATCTGCGGGGTATCAGTTATGCGCGGTTGCATGATTCTCCGGTGCAGTGGCCCAGTTCGCCGGACGATCAACAATCCCGCCATCCGATACGCTATTTATCGCAGGAAGTGATTGTTACGGATAAACCAGCCGCGACTCCGGGGATCATTTTTCCGACGGCCAGTGGGCGGGCGCAATTTCATTGCTGCCTGCCGGTATCTCCGGCAGATCCAGTGGATGATGACTATCCGTTTGTCATGAATACCGGCCGTCTGCAACACCAGTGGCATACCCTGACTAAAACCGGTCGTATCCCGGAGCTAAATCAACTAAACCCGAACCCTTTTGTTGAGATTCATCCTCAGGACGCACAGCGGTTAAATATTCATCCTGAACAATCTGTTGAACTGCGTTCCCGACGCGGGCACGCCATTCTGCCTGCCCGGATCAGTGACAGAGTATTACCCGGACATTGTTTTGCGCCGTTTCACTGGAATGACGTGTTTGGTGAGAACCTGTCGGTAAATTCGCTGACCGGCGATGCGGTTGATCCGGTATCGCTACAACCGGCGCTGAAATATTGCGCGGTTTCCCTGACACCGATACACACCTCAAATATTGCTGATGCTGACCAGCCGGATGCTCAGCCCGTTGCGGAGGCCGTAATGACCGAAAGCTTTGCCACCACAGCAGCAGACCTGTTCGCCGGGCAACTGGTCCCCGGGACCAGCCTGTCTGAAATGCTTAATGCAGAAGAACAGCGCTACCTGCAAGGGTATCTGGCAGGTTTGCGTTTAAGCCCGCCTGATGCCCGCAACGGCATTCCTGTGCTGCCGGTGACTGCGCCACTGGGTAACGATGCACGCCTGTGGGTCGACGGGCTGTTGGCCGGATTGTATGCCCGCGCGCCGCTGGTGTCCGGCCTGCCGTCACCGTTATCTGCCGGGCAGCCAGCTATGATCACGGCTGCCGCTACTGCGGCTCCGGTCCGGGTATTGTGGAGCTCAACCACCGGCAACGCAGAGTCTTTTGCCGCCGAATGTGTCAGCCAGCTGGAGCAGGCAGGTATACCCGCACGCTCCGGTTGTGTCTCAGACCTAGAGGCGTCTGAACTCGCCAGCGCCGGCAGAGTTTTACTGGTGGTCAGTACTTTTGGTGACGGTGATCCGCCTGATAATGGTCTGAATTTCTGGCAGATGCTGACTGCGGAGTCAGCCCCGTCGCTGGCTTCGGTGAGTTTTTCGGTGCTGGCGTTTGGTGACAGCAGTTATGACCAGTTTTGTGGCTTTGGCCGGCGTCTGGATGCCCGGCTGACCGAACTGGGAGCGATACGGCTTTCCCCCAGGGCTGAATGTGAAGCTGAGGATTTACAGCCCGCCAGATTGTGGCTTGAAAATATGACCGGGCTGCTACGTAGCGGCTCTGCTCCGGTGAATATTCTGGCTGAGCCCACTGAGGCGAACCGTGAAAGTGCGACAGTTGCAGTCACGGCAAAATATCACCGTGACGAGCCTTACCGTGCCACGCTGTTATCCCGTAATCGACTGAACTGCGAGGGATCACAGAAAGAGACACGGCAGATAATATTGTCAGTCGATGGTACTGAGCTCAGTTATCAGGCCGGTGATGCACTGGGGATCTGGCCACAAAATAAACCGCAATCTGTAAGCGCCGTAATTCATGCCCTGCAACTTGAGCCACAGCAGCCAGTAACCATCAGCTCCGGGCAGACGCTCAGTCTGCAGGAAGCGTTGACGGGTTATCTGGATTTGTCGGCAGTCAGTCGTGAGCTGGCCGAATATCTTGGCAATCATTCACTCAGCGGAGAATTTCCTCCGCCGCTGCAACAGGCGCTGGCAGGTGATTTTACTGGCTGGCAACAGCAGCAACGGGTAGTGGACCTGCTGCTGGCATTTCCTGCCAGAGTCGAAGCCGAAGAATTTATCCGCTATCTGCGGCCGATGCGGCCACGGCTTTACTCTGTTTCTTCCAGTCCGCTGCTGACTCCGGATGAAATTCATCTGACGGTATCCGTGGTGCGTGATGGTAATAACGGGATGAGGGATGGTGTCTGTTCATCATTTCTGGCTGACAGTGCGATCGGTGACACTATTCAGGTGTTTGTGAAATCTCAGGTCAGTTTCCGCCCACCAGACGATGATACATTGCCACTGATAATGATTGGCCCCGGTACCGGGATTGCTCCTTTCCGTGCCTTCCTGCAACAGCGCCAGGCCAGCGGTGCCCGGGGACATAACTGGTTATTCTTTGGTGAGCAGCACGCTGACGGTGATTTTTATTATCGCCAGGAACTGGAAAACTTCCGGCATGAGGGCGTGTTACATCGGCTGGATACGGCGTTCTCCCGTGATCAGCCTGACAAGATTTATGTTCAGCACCGGATGCTGGAACAGGGCAGCATCCTCTGGCAATGGCTGACGGAAGGCGCCACAGTTTGCGTGTGTGGCGATGCCAGCAGAATGGCAAAAGATGTTCATCAGGCATTACTTCAGATAATCAGTGAACATGGCAGGATGAGTTCCGAAGAGGCAGAGCAGTGGTTGTCAGCACTGAACCGGCAGAAACGCTACCTGCGCGATGTTTACTGA
- a CDS encoding AraC family transcriptional regulator: MSKTVLSELPSDLISELLTGMRLRGVKYRRIDAGSRFGFNFPARPGFACFHFIASGSALLRKADGSVQVLPAGYAVFMPRAAHHQLLSDSDALVQDIDTPKTIPLGESVCAINTCCKVTNPEKTVIFHGCMEFDPGGMQGLIRLMPDELLADTLSDRYPGLLPILSSMKREICSGRIGYPGIMARLAEVVAAMLIRGWVECGCGNGSGLVAALKDPRLAHALLALHRHPGKEWTVAELAAECNSSRSVFAGRFRQTIGISPLRYATELRMQLASQWLNSERLPIETVAQRLGYTSQAAFSRAFKRITGHPPGASRQARNNQ, from the coding sequence ATGAGCAAAACTGTCCTTTCTGAATTACCTTCTGATCTGATCAGTGAGCTGCTGACAGGAATGCGGTTGCGTGGTGTAAAGTACCGGCGAATTGATGCCGGCAGCCGGTTTGGCTTTAATTTTCCTGCCCGCCCCGGCTTTGCCTGTTTCCACTTTATTGCTTCCGGCAGTGCCCTGTTACGTAAAGCAGACGGCTCAGTTCAGGTACTACCGGCAGGTTATGCGGTGTTTATGCCGCGTGCTGCCCATCATCAGTTACTGTCTGATTCCGATGCTTTAGTTCAGGATATTGATACGCCCAAAACTATCCCGCTGGGTGAGTCGGTATGCGCTATCAATACCTGCTGCAAAGTCACCAATCCTGAAAAAACTGTCATTTTTCATGGATGTATGGAATTTGATCCTGGCGGGATGCAGGGCCTGATTCGGCTAATGCCGGATGAATTACTGGCAGATACCCTCAGTGATCGTTACCCCGGGCTGCTGCCTATCCTCTCGTCAATGAAACGGGAAATCTGCTCCGGTCGAATTGGTTATCCGGGAATTATGGCGCGGCTTGCTGAAGTGGTTGCCGCCATGCTGATCCGTGGCTGGGTAGAATGTGGTTGCGGCAATGGTAGTGGCCTGGTCGCTGCGCTCAAAGATCCACGGCTGGCACATGCACTACTGGCTCTGCACCGGCACCCGGGTAAAGAGTGGACAGTGGCAGAACTCGCCGCAGAGTGTAACAGTTCCCGTTCAGTTTTTGCCGGGCGTTTTCGTCAGACGATCGGCATATCACCCCTGCGTTATGCCACAGAGTTACGTATGCAGCTCGCCAGCCAGTGGCTGAACAGTGAACGCCTGCCAATAGAAACAGTGGCACAACGGCTGGGTTATACCTCACAGGCTGCCTTTAGCCGTGCTTTTAAACGAATAACCGGTCATCCGCCGGGGGCCAGCCGTCAGGCCCGGAATAATCAGTAA